From Mucilaginibacter rubeus, a single genomic window includes:
- a CDS encoding MOSC domain-containing protein, whose amino-acid sequence MKSSNPKNHSSFIYFYTMLQVSELFIYPIKSLGGISVQSAVVTTRGLQHDRRWMLVNEHGLFITQREFPQMALLKARVEPNGIAVDHHSKSTLLIPFNCERKPLQQFAVWDDTCMGQYVNDEFDQWFSDALNMKCRLVYMPDDSEREVDQRYAKPGMITSFADAYPFLLIGQSSLDDLNTRMAQPLPMNRFRPNIVFTGGNAYSEDLMNQINIASITFYGAKLCARCVLTTIDQQTAIKAKEPLKTLASYRMKNNKIMFGQNLVHENTGTITVGDELKVLSTHQDERFIIPQKPSLTA is encoded by the coding sequence ATGAAATCCTCAAATCCTAAAAATCATAGTTCTTTTATTTATTTTTACACCATGCTCCAGGTAAGTGAACTATTTATCTACCCCATCAAATCCCTTGGCGGTATTTCTGTACAAAGCGCCGTAGTTACCACACGTGGCTTACAGCATGACAGGCGCTGGATGCTGGTTAATGAACACGGCCTTTTTATAACCCAGCGAGAGTTTCCGCAAATGGCTTTATTAAAGGCGAGGGTTGAGCCCAATGGTATCGCCGTTGATCATCATTCAAAATCAACATTGTTGATCCCCTTTAATTGTGAGCGAAAGCCATTACAGCAATTTGCCGTTTGGGACGATACATGCATGGGCCAGTATGTGAATGATGAATTTGACCAATGGTTTAGCGACGCGTTGAATATGAAATGCCGCCTGGTTTATATGCCCGACGACAGCGAGCGTGAAGTTGATCAACGCTATGCTAAACCAGGCATGATCACCTCATTTGCTGATGCTTATCCTTTTTTACTGATTGGGCAATCATCATTAGATGATCTTAATACCCGAATGGCACAGCCCCTGCCCATGAACCGTTTCCGGCCCAATATCGTTTTTACCGGCGGTAATGCTTACAGCGAAGATTTGATGAACCAGATCAATATAGCCAGCATAACTTTTTACGGCGCTAAACTTTGCGCCCGGTGTGTGCTTACTACGATAGATCAACAAACAGCGATAAAAGCGAAAGAGCCGCTCAAAACGCTTGCTTCCTATCGCATGAAAAACAATAAGATCATGTTCGGGCAAAACCTGGTACATGAAAACACCGGGACAATCACCGTTGGTGATGAACTTAAAGTATTGAGCACTCACCAGGATGAGCGCTTTATTATTCCTCAAAAACCAAGCTTAACTGCATGA